A single Bufo bufo chromosome 6, aBufBuf1.1, whole genome shotgun sequence DNA region contains:
- the LOC121005401 gene encoding zinc finger protein 501-like: MEEWKYLEEHKDLYKNLLMENHQSLTSLGGSSQRNPQERGPSSPDQHHNIHQRDQGENLLDLLDIKVEVVDDNEEMGAGQKDGSSKRNLPERCPSPLDFQDCPTENSNVPQGHQTFNIYSTQKEDLINIKVEAKAEERANVKEYQRCKEAEITVDIDNNPRRNLHGNVLVSPNYKVGDKDTMQHFSEESLMIPNERPGLDSTDLLANHRNHEEPFSDQSQMAVQSKDHRGGKIFQCGECGKQFAKKSNLTVHNRIHTGEKPYSCSECGKCFTCKASLDQHERTHTGEKPFSCSECGKSFTRKSFLSRHKTLHTGENPFALICSECGKCFTKKSGLVEHQRIHTGERPFACSECWKCFITKARLRDHQKIHTGEKPFACSQCGKGFIQKAVLLEHQRIHSGEKPYSCSECGKCFTQKSNLRKHQRFHTGEKPYPCSECGKRFTQKSDLDEHQRIHTEEKPFSCFECGKCFITKVKLGIHQRTHTGEKPFTCSQCGKCFTRKSNLAYHQRSHTREKLNS; the protein is encoded by the exons atggaggagtggaagtatttagaagaacacaaggatctgtacaagaacCTCCTGATGGAGAATCACCAGTCCCTCACATCACTGG GAGGATCCAGCCAGAGAAATCCACAAGAGAGAGGTCCAAGTTCTCCAGATCAACATCACAATATACATCAGCGTGACCAG GGTGAAAATCTGCTTGACCTGCTTGATATTAAAGTTGAAGTTGTAGATGATAATGAAGAGATGGGGGCTGGTCAGAAGG ATGGATCCAGTAAGAGAAATCTgccagagagatgtcccagtccactGGATTTCCAGGACTGTCCAACTGAAAATAGCAATGTCCCACAAGGTCATCAG ACCTTTAATATCTACTCAACTCAGAAAGAGGATCTGATTAACATTAAAGTAGAAGCTAAAGCAGAAGAACGGGCAAATGTGAAGGAGTATCAACGGTGTAAAGAGGCGGAAATAACAGTAGACATAG ACAATAATCCCAGAAGAAACTTGCATGGAAACGTCCTTGTATCACCAAATTATAAAGTAGGAGATAAAGATACAATGCAGCATTTTTCAGAAGAAAGCCTCATGATCCCTAATGAACGTCCAGGACTGGACAGTACAGATCTTCTCGCTAATCACCGTAATCATGAGGAACCATTTTCAGATCAATCACAGATGGCTGTACAAAGTAAAGACCATAGAGGGGGCAAAATATTTCAATGTGGGGAATGTGGGAAACAGTTTGCAAAAAAATCAAATCTTACTGTACACaatagaattcacacaggggagaagccatactcctgttcagaatgtgggaaatgttttacttgtAAAGCAAGCCTCGATCAACATGAAAGGactcatacaggggagaagccattttcatgttcagaatgtggaaaaagtTTTACTCGGAAATCGTTTCTTTCTAGACACAAAACACTTCACACTGGGGAGAACCCATTTGCACTAatatgttctgaatgtgggaaatgttttaccaagAAATCAGGTCTTGTTGAACATCAGCGCATTCACACCGGAGAGAGACCATTCGCTTGTTCTGAATGTTGGAAGTGTTTTATTACTAAAGCCAGACTCAGGGATCACCAGAAAatacacacaggggagaagccgtttGCATGTTCTCAATGTGGAAAAGGTTTTATCCAGAAAGCAGTCCTActtgaacatcagagaattcattcaggggagaagccatattcatgttcagaatgtgggaaatgttttactcagaaatcaaaTCTTCGTAAACATCAAAGGTTTCATACAGGGGAAAAACCATATCCTTGTTCGGAATGTGGAAAACGTTTTACTCAGAAATCGGATCTTGatgaacatcagagaattcacacagaagagaagccattttcatgctttgaatgtgggaaatgttttattactAAAGTTAAACTTGGAattcatcagagaactcacacaggggagaaaccatttaCATGCTctcaatgtgggaaatgttttaccagAAAATCAAATCTTGCTtatcatcagagaagtcacacaaggGAGAAGCTGAATTCATGA